CTATCCTAACCTCGACACACTTGTCAACCAAGAGTTAGTCGAAAAAGGGCAGCTGGACCGGCGGACAAATTACTACGCTATTACGGATGCTGGACAAGAGGAGATTGAGGACCGCCGTGAATGGGAAGAACAGTACATTGATCTCTAAGAACCTCTTGTCTTGTGAAGTGGCGAATGACTCTATTTCACCCATCTGCCGTGATATAAAAATATCTCACCATTACACTTGTGAACATAACGTAGCGTATCCTGTCCGCTTGATGGTCATTGTGGGTGTGGTGATGACAGTGTAGAAATTCACCGCAATCATAATTTATACAGATAGGACTAAAGTTATCGACTGTGATTAAATGTTTCTCCCTGATCGTCATCCGGATGTCGCGCGTCAAAGGGACCTATGAAGAGCGTTGACCGTGACAACGCTGCCAGCCGGAATACGTAGGAGATAAGCAGTACAAATGGAGTAAGTGCGATTGATACCGCTCCACTGACGAACAGAAGTTGCTTTTCAAAGCC
This region of Natrinema sp. DC36 genomic DNA includes:
- a CDS encoding PadR family transcriptional regulator; the protein is MDNLTGFQRDLLYVIAGSDEPSGQDVKDEVEQYYNSEINHGRLYPNLDTLVNQELVEKGQLDRRTNYYAITDAGQEEIEDRREWEEQYIDL